A DNA window from Oceanotoga teriensis contains the following coding sequences:
- the cmr5 gene encoding type III-B CRISPR module-associated protein Cmr5, with protein sequence MGNLNNTNLEVSKFSLDCVKKCVDEKEIKVQKEYKTLVKKMPTLIQKNGFINTLAFLLSKSKSNEQHEIVIKNIIDWSKKNKKIEIFLKLDENGCDFEKYINKINNITDNYEYRLITKEMMILFGWVKRFADAMIEKED encoded by the coding sequence ATGGGAAATTTAAATAATACGAATTTAGAAGTTTCTAAATTTTCTTTAGATTGTGTAAAAAAATGTGTAGATGAAAAAGAAATTAAAGTACAAAAAGAATATAAAACATTGGTAAAAAAAATGCCTACACTAATACAAAAAAATGGTTTCATAAATACATTAGCTTTTTTACTTTCAAAATCTAAATCTAATGAGCAGCATGAAATAGTTATAAAAAATATAATTGACTGGAGTAAAAAAAATAAAAAAATAGAAATATTTTTAAAATTAGATGAAAATGGTTGTGATTTTGAAAAATATATAAATAAAATAAATAATATAACTGATAATTATGAGTATAGATTGATTACAAAAGAAATGATGATTTTGTTTGGATGGGTAAAAAGATTTGCAGATGCAATGATAGAAAAGGAAGATTAA
- the cmr6 gene encoding type III-B CRISPR module RAMP protein Cmr6, whose protein sequence is MEIKKIKKIIFNKKTKDYKIEFYNRNPIIKKNKKLKELKENTFQIIKDNKIINNYCFLEDKEIKTISNLNLQINKFPQYKLNLEIDVKNDIEIEETKTQLENIDENINFIKENYKNEYYFLDLNPKLEDKMIIGLGEHSVYETNITLHNIYGVPYIPGSALKGVLRNHIIKKYYINSDTKDSKEIEKNIIKDKFFNDLFGGEKNKGNLIFIDSFPNKNIEIKSDIMVPHHTKYFKNENDFPRDDEDPKIIKFLVVKGGNFKINIGVRNEYKELKIKIDENTGIKNNKEELDKKTYEEFIKNEIKEALEFNGIGAKTSVGYGFFSFD, encoded by the coding sequence ATGGAAATAAAAAAAATAAAAAAAATTATTTTTAATAAAAAAACTAAGGATTATAAAATAGAATTTTATAATAGAAACCCAATAATTAAAAAAAATAAAAAATTAAAAGAATTAAAAGAAAATACTTTTCAAATTATTAAAGATAACAAAATAATTAATAATTATTGTTTTTTAGAAGATAAAGAAATAAAAACTATTTCTAATTTAAATTTACAGATTAATAAATTTCCTCAGTATAAATTGAATTTAGAAATAGATGTAAAAAATGATATTGAAATTGAAGAAACAAAAACACAATTAGAGAATATAGACGAAAATATTAATTTTATAAAAGAAAATTATAAAAATGAATATTATTTTTTAGACTTAAATCCTAAATTAGAAGATAAAATGATTATTGGATTAGGAGAACATTCAGTATACGAAACAAATATTACATTGCATAATATTTACGGTGTACCTTATATTCCGGGTTCAGCACTAAAAGGAGTATTAAGAAATCATATAATAAAAAAATATTATATTAATTCTGATACCAAGGATTCAAAAGAAATAGAGAAAAATATAATTAAAGATAAATTTTTTAATGATTTATTTGGTGGAGAAAAAAATAAAGGAAATTTAATTTTTATAGATAGTTTCCCAAATAAAAATATAGAAATAAAATCTGATATTATGGTTCCTCATCATACTAAATATTTTAAAAATGAAAATGATTTTCCAAGAGATGATGAAGATCCAAAAATAATAAAATTTTTAGTTGTAAAAGGTGGGAATTTTAAAATAAATATAGGAGTTAGAAATGAATATAAAGAATTAAAAATTAAAATTGATGAAAACACAGGTATAAAAAATAATAAAGAAGAATTAGATAAAAAAACATATGAAGAATTTATCAAAAATGAAATAAAAGAAGCATTAGAATTCAATGGAATAGGTGCTAAAACATCTGTTGGATATGGATTTTTTTCATTTGACTAA